The proteins below come from a single Oerskovia jenensis genomic window:
- a CDS encoding acyl-CoA thioesterase: protein MTRQIQLTIASTLPRKAVPGRGVLDPSVTRMRVRPGDLDFYLHVNNGVYLQMMDVARSNFLADLGAFGLLRDKGWYPVVASSTVKYRRSLQLWDRFEITTRVLGWDDRVVYLEQVFTRGGDLCARGLIAGRFLSKAGDRIPGPDVVGLLGTSTVSPELPADVRDWAQAVDVAAR from the coding sequence GTGACCCGACAGATCCAGCTCACGATCGCCAGCACCCTGCCCCGCAAGGCCGTCCCCGGTCGCGGGGTCCTCGACCCCTCCGTGACCCGCATGCGCGTGCGCCCCGGCGACCTCGACTTCTACCTGCACGTGAACAACGGCGTGTACCTGCAGATGATGGACGTGGCCCGCAGCAACTTCCTCGCCGACCTCGGCGCCTTCGGGCTCCTGCGCGACAAGGGCTGGTACCCCGTCGTGGCGTCGTCGACCGTGAAGTACCGCCGCTCGCTCCAGCTCTGGGACCGCTTCGAGATCACGACGCGCGTCCTCGGCTGGGACGACCGTGTCGTCTACCTCGAGCAGGTCTTCACGCGCGGCGGCGACCTGTGCGCGCGTGGCCTGATCGCGGGCCGGTTCCTCTCGAAGGCCGGCGACCGCATCCCGGGGCCCGACGTCGTCGGCCTCCTGGGCACCTCGACCGTGAGCCCCGAGCTGCCGGCCGACGTGCGCGACTGGGCCCAGGCCGTGGACGTCGCGGCACGCTGA
- a CDS encoding DUF3817 domain-containing protein, translating into MTSRTAAPVPEASTPDVGTAPDAPATSSTKPSTSHHWTVRAFRVVAIAEAFSWAGLLVGMYVKWIAEISELGVKIFGPVHGGLVVAYVALALVVAVRQRWSLLTVFFALAATLPPFLTVFFDRWAHRSGRYEERTSA; encoded by the coding sequence GTGACTTCCCGAACCGCCGCCCCTGTCCCCGAAGCCTCCACGCCCGACGTCGGCACCGCCCCCGACGCCCCGGCGACGTCCTCGACGAAGCCCTCGACCTCGCACCACTGGACCGTCCGCGCGTTCCGCGTGGTCGCCATCGCCGAGGCCTTCTCCTGGGCCGGGCTGCTCGTGGGGATGTACGTCAAGTGGATCGCCGAGATCTCCGAGCTCGGCGTCAAGATCTTCGGCCCCGTCCACGGTGGCCTGGTCGTCGCGTACGTCGCGCTCGCGCTCGTCGTGGCCGTTCGCCAGCGCTGGTCGCTGCTGACGGTCTTCTTCGCGCTGGCTGCGACGCTGCCCCCGTTCCTCACGGTCTTCTTCGACCGGTGGGCGCACCGCTCGGGCCGCTACGAGGAGCGCACGAGCGCCTGA
- a CDS encoding DJ-1/PfpI family protein — MTTGNGLSVGIFVFDGAEELNVAGPYEVLTTWRERSALKPRVSTFSWDGRGVRLAQGLHMVPDGSAEDVDPLQVLVHPGGPGVQRLVGDRAHLAWLHTMRARTPLLTSVCTGSLAYAAAGLLAGRPATTHWDHVDELARLDPSILVDTETRFVDDGDVVTSAGVSAGIDMALHLVERLENAEVAEEVRRALQYEG, encoded by the coding sequence ATGACGACCGGGAACGGTCTGAGCGTCGGGATCTTCGTGTTCGACGGCGCTGAGGAGCTCAACGTCGCGGGACCCTACGAGGTGCTCACGACGTGGCGCGAGCGCTCGGCCCTCAAGCCGCGGGTCTCGACGTTCTCGTGGGACGGGCGCGGCGTGCGGCTCGCGCAGGGCCTGCACATGGTCCCCGACGGGTCGGCCGAGGACGTCGACCCGCTCCAGGTGCTCGTGCACCCCGGCGGTCCCGGCGTCCAGCGGCTGGTCGGGGACCGGGCGCACCTTGCCTGGTTGCACACGATGCGCGCCCGGACCCCGCTGCTGACGAGCGTGTGCACGGGCTCGCTCGCGTACGCGGCGGCCGGGCTGCTGGCCGGGCGTCCCGCGACGACCCACTGGGACCACGTGGACGAGCTCGCCCGCCTCGACCCAAGCATCCTCGTCGACACCGAGACCCGGTTCGTCGACGACGGCGACGTGGTCACCTCGGCCGGGGTGTCGGCCGGGATCGACATGGCGCTCCACCTCGTCGAACGGCTCGAGAACGCCGAGGTGGCCGAGGAGGTCCGGCGCGCCCTGCAGTACGAGGGCTGA
- the nadA gene encoding quinolinate synthase NadA, translated as MSTLLDSAFAEPAPSPLLLLGQGRDLASERGVECTGELPAASDPDLVERARAARAALGSRAFVLGHHYQRDEVIDFADVTGDSFKLAREAAARPEAEFILFCGVHFMAESADILTTDAQQVVLPDLAAGCSMADMAAINQVEDAWEVLQDAGVADVTIPVTYMNSSAAIKAFTGRHGGTICTSSNAEVALRWAFDQVGGVDGTGKVLFMPDQHLGRNTALRGLGMSPADCVVFDPRKPNGGLTDAELRDARMILWRGHCSVHGRFSERNVTDIRAAVPGVNVLVHPECKNEVVEAADYVGSTEYIIKMLDAAEPGSSWAIGTELNLVRRVARAHPDKQVHYLDSTVCFCSTMNRIDLPHLVWAMESLVAGRTVNRIVVDADDAHWARVALDQMLALPGL; from the coding sequence GTGAGCACCCTGTTGGACAGCGCCTTCGCGGAACCTGCCCCCTCCCCCCTCCTGCTCCTCGGACAGGGCCGGGACCTGGCCTCCGAGCGAGGAGTCGAGTGCACCGGCGAGCTGCCGGCGGCCAGCGACCCCGACCTCGTCGAACGTGCCCGTGCGGCCCGCGCCGCGCTCGGCTCGCGAGCCTTCGTCCTGGGCCATCACTACCAGCGCGACGAGGTCATCGACTTCGCCGACGTCACGGGCGACTCGTTCAAGCTCGCACGCGAGGCCGCGGCGCGCCCCGAGGCCGAGTTCATCCTGTTCTGCGGCGTGCACTTCATGGCCGAGAGCGCGGACATCCTCACCACGGACGCCCAGCAGGTCGTCCTGCCGGACCTCGCCGCGGGCTGCTCGATGGCCGACATGGCGGCGATCAACCAGGTCGAGGACGCGTGGGAGGTCCTCCAGGACGCCGGGGTCGCCGACGTGACGATCCCCGTGACCTACATGAACTCGAGCGCCGCGATCAAGGCGTTCACTGGCCGCCACGGCGGGACCATCTGCACGTCCTCGAACGCGGAGGTCGCGCTGCGGTGGGCGTTCGATCAGGTGGGGGGCGTCGACGGCACGGGCAAGGTGCTGTTCATGCCCGACCAGCACCTGGGACGCAACACCGCGCTCCGGGGCCTCGGCATGTCCCCCGCGGACTGCGTGGTCTTCGATCCGCGCAAGCCCAACGGCGGCCTGACCGACGCCGAGCTGCGCGACGCGCGCATGATCCTGTGGCGCGGGCACTGCTCGGTGCACGGGCGCTTCTCCGAGCGGAACGTGACCGACATCCGCGCCGCGGTGCCGGGCGTCAACGTGCTCGTGCACCCCGAGTGCAAGAACGAGGTCGTGGAGGCCGCGGACTACGTCGGCTCGACCGAGTACATCATCAAGATGCTCGACGCGGCCGAGCCCGGCTCGTCGTGGGCGATCGGCACCGAGCTCAACCTGGTGCGGCGCGTCGCCCGCGCGCACCCGGACAAGCAGGTGCACTACCTCGACTCGACCGTCTGCTTCTGCTCGACCATGAACCGCATCGACCTGCCGCACCTCGTGTGGGCCATGGAGTCCCTCGTCGCCGGGCGCACGGTCAACCGCATCGTGGTCGACGCCGACGACGCCCACTGGGCGCGCGTCGCGCTCGACCAGATGCTCGCCCTGCCGGGGCTGTAG
- a CDS encoding glycerate kinase: MRLLLAAAEPLALSDGPLSAEDACALVAQTWTATVRADVDPCVLNPGAAGFLRALASHAPEHVAVIARGVAGEDVPVTFRLGPPSATGARTAYVEAAFLRLAATSGSLADGGLGAATSYGVGQVVALAARRASRVVVATGDGGAHDAGAGMLAALAGTDDGPLTRGGGALGAITREHALVALNARDALATVELVGAVESDLPLLGLHGASGALAAARPALATLAQELERAHGHFAHEVTRALDGTARRDLLSGLSGPTASLAPGARPAVGVAARAAADRALTGLPGAGAGGGLGFGIAAAGGRLLPGTSLVADVVGLGARVEGADVAVVVVDRLDASTTHDGALPEVARRAGALGVPVVVLAREILAGRREQAAAGISGAYELGADAGAARARVARVARTWGGSGT, from the coding sequence ATGCGCCTCCTCCTCGCCGCCGCGGAACCGCTCGCCCTGTCGGACGGGCCCCTGTCCGCCGAGGACGCGTGCGCCCTGGTCGCGCAGACCTGGACGGCCACGGTGCGCGCCGACGTGGACCCGTGCGTCCTCAACCCTGGTGCGGCCGGCTTCCTGCGTGCGCTCGCGAGCCACGCCCCCGAGCACGTGGCCGTCATCGCGCGCGGGGTGGCCGGTGAGGACGTGCCCGTGACGTTCCGCCTCGGCCCCCCGTCGGCGACCGGGGCACGCACGGCCTACGTCGAGGCCGCGTTCCTCCGTCTTGCGGCGACCTCCGGAAGCCTCGCGGACGGCGGGCTGGGCGCGGCGACGAGCTACGGCGTCGGGCAGGTGGTCGCCCTGGCGGCCCGGCGTGCGTCGCGCGTGGTCGTGGCGACCGGGGACGGCGGTGCGCACGACGCCGGGGCCGGGATGCTCGCGGCTCTCGCGGGGACCGACGACGGGCCGCTGACCCGCGGCGGGGGCGCGCTCGGCGCGATCACGCGTGAGCACGCCCTGGTCGCCCTGAATGCCCGGGACGCGCTGGCGACGGTCGAGCTCGTCGGGGCGGTCGAGTCCGACCTGCCGCTGCTGGGCCTGCACGGGGCGAGTGGGGCGCTCGCGGCCGCGCGGCCCGCGCTGGCGACGCTCGCCCAGGAGCTCGAGCGGGCGCACGGCCACTTCGCGCACGAGGTCACGCGAGCCCTCGACGGGACGGCCCGCCGCGACCTGCTGTCCGGGCTCTCGGGCCCGACGGCGTCGCTCGCCCCCGGCGCACGCCCCGCCGTCGGGGTCGCGGCGCGCGCGGCCGCCGACCGGGCGCTGACCGGGCTGCCCGGCGCGGGCGCGGGCGGGGGACTGGGGTTCGGGATCGCCGCCGCCGGCGGTCGCCTGCTGCCCGGGACGTCGCTGGTCGCGGACGTCGTCGGGCTGGGCGCACGGGTCGAGGGCGCCGACGTCGCGGTCGTGGTCGTCGACCGGCTCGACGCGTCGACGACGCACGACGGCGCCCTGCCCGAGGTCGCGCGCCGGGCCGGCGCGCTCGGGGTCCCTGTCGTCGTGCTGGCGCGCGAGATCCTCGCCGGGCGGCGCGAGCAGGCGGCCGCGGGCATCAGCGGCGCCTACGAGCTCGGCGCGGACGCGGGGGCGGCGCGCGCGAGGGTCGCTCGGGTGGCCCGTACCTGGGGAGGCAGCGGCACGTGA
- a CDS encoding HesB/IscA family protein, which translates to MSETTETATHGVLLTDFAAGKIRSLLEQEGRDDLRLRVAVQPGGCSGLIYQLYFDERVLDGDALKDYDGVEVVVDKMSVPYLDGATIDFADTIEKQGFTIDNPNAGSACACGGSFG; encoded by the coding sequence ATGAGCGAGACCACCGAGACCGCCACCCACGGCGTCCTGCTGACGGACTTCGCGGCCGGCAAGATCCGCAGCCTCCTCGAGCAGGAGGGCCGCGACGACCTGCGTCTGCGCGTCGCCGTCCAGCCCGGTGGCTGCTCGGGCCTGATCTACCAGCTCTACTTCGACGAGCGTGTCCTGGACGGCGACGCCCTCAAGGACTACGACGGTGTCGAGGTCGTCGTCGACAAGATGAGCGTCCCCTACCTGGACGGCGCCACGATCGACTTCGCCGACACGATCGAGAAGCAGGGCTTCACGATCGACAACCCCAACGCGGGCAGCGCCTGCGCGTGCGGCGGTTCGTTCGGCTGA
- a CDS encoding sulfurtransferase TusA family protein, protein MSDTPALVDARGLRCPLPVIRLAAAARDRAPGDVLTVWSTDPAARHDVPAWARMRGHTVVESTVVESTVVEGAEGQDADATDSGRSTPDGGTTWAITVRLGG, encoded by the coding sequence GTGAGCGACACGCCCGCCCTCGTCGACGCGCGCGGCCTGCGCTGCCCGCTGCCCGTCATCCGGCTCGCGGCCGCGGCGCGCGACCGTGCGCCGGGTGATGTCCTGACCGTCTGGTCGACCGACCCGGCGGCCCGTCACGACGTGCCGGCCTGGGCGCGCATGCGCGGCCACACGGTCGTGGAGAGCACCGTCGTGGAGAGCACGGTCGTGGAGGGTGCCGAGGGGCAGGACGCGGACGCCACGGACTCCGGCAGGAGCACGCCCGACGGCGGCACGACCTGGGCGATCACCGTCCGCCTGGGTGGGTGA
- a CDS encoding cysteine desulfurase family protein encodes MTDTTTPPRRVYLDNGGRATLHPLARTALAQSIDDGWADPRRLYAEARRAAVLLDGAREAIAAALGTRTEEVHLAPSHVAALHAAVGAVSLGRRRTGPGIVVPAVERAAVLHAAELAVATAGSPGALVTIPVDLLGRVDEAAMTAAIGADGVALAALQAANGEVGTVQPVDAVHAAARRAGVPLLVDAGAVVGHGEVPGGWDLLAADPADWGGPAGVGVLAVRNRVRWRRNWPEDAEPWFPGGVSVPAAFAAAVSLQSVVADRVAQDARRRAIVDKVRTVVGQIPDVEVVGDPDDRLPHVVTFSFLFVDGEALVTELDRAGFAVGSGSACTSSTLEPSHVLAAMGVLTHGNVRIALDRSTTEHDVDRFLAVLPGAVARVRASLGVSGL; translated from the coding sequence GTGACCGACACCACGACGCCCCCGCGTCGGGTCTACCTCGACAACGGCGGTCGGGCGACCCTGCACCCCCTCGCACGCACGGCCCTCGCCCAGTCGATCGACGACGGGTGGGCCGATCCCCGCCGGCTGTACGCCGAGGCGCGCCGCGCCGCCGTGCTCCTCGACGGCGCCCGGGAGGCGATCGCCGCGGCGCTCGGCACCCGGACCGAGGAGGTCCACCTCGCGCCCTCGCACGTCGCAGCCCTGCACGCCGCGGTGGGTGCGGTCTCGCTCGGGCGGCGGCGCACGGGGCCGGGGATCGTCGTCCCGGCGGTCGAGCGCGCGGCCGTCCTGCACGCCGCCGAGCTCGCGGTCGCGACCGCGGGCAGCCCTGGCGCCCTCGTGACGATCCCGGTCGACCTGCTCGGCCGCGTCGACGAGGCGGCCATGACGGCCGCGATCGGCGCAGACGGCGTCGCACTGGCCGCGCTCCAGGCAGCGAACGGCGAGGTGGGCACGGTCCAGCCCGTCGACGCGGTCCACGCGGCCGCGCGCCGCGCGGGGGTGCCGCTCCTCGTGGACGCGGGCGCCGTCGTCGGGCACGGGGAGGTTCCGGGGGGCTGGGACCTGCTGGCCGCCGACCCCGCCGACTGGGGCGGCCCCGCCGGGGTGGGCGTGCTCGCGGTCCGCAACCGGGTGCGCTGGCGCCGCAACTGGCCCGAGGACGCCGAGCCGTGGTTCCCCGGCGGCGTCAGCGTCCCGGCTGCATTCGCGGCCGCCGTCTCGCTCCAGTCCGTCGTGGCGGACCGCGTGGCCCAGGACGCACGGCGTCGGGCGATCGTCGACAAGGTGCGCACCGTCGTCGGGCAGATCCCCGACGTCGAGGTCGTGGGCGACCCCGACGACCGGCTCCCCCACGTCGTGACGTTCTCGTTCCTGTTCGTCGACGGCGAGGCCCTGGTGACGGAGCTCGACCGGGCGGGGTTCGCGGTCGGGTCGGGCTCGGCCTGCACGTCGAGCACGCTCGAACCCAGCCACGTCCTGGCCGCCATGGGTGTCCTGACGCACGGCAACGTCCGCATCGCCCTCGACCGGTCGACCACGGAGCACGACGTCGACCGCTTCCTCGCGGTCCTGCCCGGGGCCGTCGCCCGCGTGCGCGCCTCGCTCGGGGTGAGCGGGCTGTGA
- the ctaC gene encoding aa3-type cytochrome oxidase subunit II: MHSQSPSRTRRTILRATASAVAVAAVASGCASETVQRGFLPGYSDGEVTDQTARITSLWNGSWLAALIVGVITWGLILWCVAAYRKRKDDHVLPVQTRYHLPLEIMYTAVPIVMVLVLFYYTDRDMTAIKDLSGEPDVEIQVIGKQWSWDFNYLTDDVYESGQHEANVGDLRSEDEIEGAPGTATSLPTLYLPVNEVVRFKLDSRDVIHSFWIPAFLFKMDMIPERTNEWQVTPTREGVYAGKCAELCGEHHSGMLFNVAVVSRAEYDAQMQKLEDKGQIGELGLDLNRLQDPNPPVVTEGEN, from the coding sequence TTGCACTCGCAATCCCCTAGCCGCACACGGCGAACCATCCTGCGAGCGACGGCTTCCGCCGTCGCAGTCGCAGCGGTGGCGTCCGGTTGTGCCAGTGAGACCGTTCAGCGCGGATTTCTCCCCGGATATTCCGACGGTGAGGTGACCGACCAGACCGCCCGCATCACGTCGCTGTGGAACGGGTCCTGGCTCGCAGCACTCATCGTCGGTGTCATCACGTGGGGACTGATCCTGTGGTGCGTGGCCGCCTACCGCAAGCGCAAGGACGACCACGTCCTGCCCGTGCAGACGCGCTACCACCTGCCCCTCGAGATCATGTACACGGCAGTGCCGATCGTCATGGTGCTCGTGCTCTTCTACTACACCGACCGTGACATGACGGCGATCAAGGACCTCTCCGGAGAGCCCGACGTCGAGATCCAGGTCATCGGCAAGCAGTGGAGCTGGGACTTCAACTACCTCACGGACGACGTCTACGAGTCGGGCCAGCACGAGGCCAACGTCGGCGACCTCCGGTCCGAGGACGAGATCGAGGGTGCCCCCGGCACCGCGACGTCGCTGCCCACGCTGTACCTGCCCGTCAACGAGGTCGTCCGGTTCAAGCTGGACTCCCGCGACGTCATCCACTCGTTCTGGATCCCCGCGTTCCTCTTCAAGATGGACATGATCCCGGAGCGCACCAACGAGTGGCAGGTCACCCCCACGCGTGAGGGCGTCTACGCCGGCAAGTGTGCCGAGCTCTGCGGTGAGCACCACTCCGGCATGCTCTTCAACGTCGCCGTGGTCTCCCGTGCGGAGTACGACGCACAGATGCAGAAGCTCGAGGACAAGGGCCAGATCGGCGAGCTCGGTCTCGACCTGAACCGCCTCCAGGACCCGAACCCCCCCGTCGTCACGGAAGGTGAGAACTGA
- the ctaD gene encoding aa3-type cytochrome oxidase subunit I: MVAQAEVVPGLAPKRQTLGRTVIKWVTSTDHKTIGYMYLITSFIFFCIGGLMALVIRAELFEPGIQIVQSKEQYNQLFTMHGTIMLLLFATPLFAGFANVIMPLQIGAPDVAFPRLNMFAYWLYLFGGLIASAGFFTPQGAASFGWFAYAPLSNTTFSPGAGGDLWVFGLALAGFGTILGAVNFITTIITMRAPGMTMFRMPIFTWNTLVTSLLVLMAFPPLAAALFALGADRRLGAQIFNPENGGAILWQHLFWFFGHPEVYIIALPFFGIVSEILPVFSRKPIFGYKGLVYATIAIAALSVTVWAHHMYVTGAVLLPFFAFMTMLIAVPTGVKFFNWIGTMWRGKLTFETPMLWSIGFLVTFLFGGLTGVILSSPALDFSLSDSYFVVAHFHYVVFGTVVFAMFAGFYFWWPKFTGRMLNEKLGKIHFWLLFIGFHATFLVQHWLGVAGMPRRYADYMPEEGFTWMNQVSTVGAFILAASTLPFLWNVYTTWRNAPKVTVDDPWGYGASLEWATSCPPPRHNFTSLPRIRSERPAFDLHHPEVAAMDHAEPNPNVLQQIYGDADRRGEQQVAADRVEGTEHPSAKSSTMIIDEPRDGQKEDGK, from the coding sequence ATGGTCGCGCAGGCCGAAGTCGTTCCCGGTCTCGCCCCGAAGCGCCAGACGCTCGGACGAACCGTCATCAAGTGGGTCACCTCGACCGACCACAAGACCATCGGGTACATGTACCTGATCACGTCGTTCATCTTCTTCTGCATCGGTGGCCTCATGGCCCTCGTGATACGGGCCGAGCTCTTCGAGCCCGGCATCCAGATCGTGCAGAGCAAGGAGCAGTACAACCAGCTCTTCACGATGCACGGCACGATCATGCTGCTGCTGTTCGCGACGCCGCTCTTCGCGGGCTTCGCGAACGTCATCATGCCGCTGCAGATCGGCGCCCCTGACGTCGCCTTCCCGCGACTGAACATGTTCGCGTACTGGCTCTACCTCTTCGGCGGGCTCATCGCCTCGGCCGGGTTCTTCACCCCGCAGGGCGCGGCGTCGTTCGGATGGTTCGCGTACGCGCCGCTGTCCAACACGACCTTCAGTCCAGGGGCAGGTGGGGATCTCTGGGTCTTCGGGCTCGCCCTCGCGGGCTTCGGGACCATCCTGGGTGCGGTCAACTTCATCACGACGATCATCACGATGCGTGCCCCGGGCATGACGATGTTCCGCATGCCGATCTTCACCTGGAACACGCTCGTCACGAGCCTCCTGGTCCTGATGGCGTTCCCCCCGCTGGCCGCCGCGCTGTTCGCGCTCGGTGCCGACCGTCGCCTTGGCGCGCAGATCTTCAACCCGGAGAACGGTGGCGCCATCCTCTGGCAGCACCTCTTCTGGTTCTTCGGGCACCCCGAGGTCTACATCATCGCCCTGCCGTTCTTCGGCATCGTCTCCGAGATCCTGCCGGTCTTCAGCCGCAAGCCGATCTTCGGTTACAAGGGCCTCGTCTACGCGACGATCGCGATCGCCGCGCTGTCCGTGACGGTGTGGGCGCACCACATGTACGTGACCGGCGCTGTCCTGCTCCCGTTCTTCGCGTTCATGACGATGCTCATCGCGGTACCGACCGGTGTGAAGTTCTTCAACTGGATCGGCACGATGTGGCGCGGCAAGCTCACGTTCGAGACGCCCATGCTCTGGTCGATCGGCTTCCTCGTGACCTTCCTCTTCGGTGGTCTCACGGGCGTCATCCTCTCGAGCCCTGCGCTGGACTTCAGCCTCTCCGACTCCTACTTCGTCGTGGCGCACTTCCACTACGTGGTCTTCGGCACCGTCGTGTTCGCGATGTTCGCCGGCTTCTACTTCTGGTGGCCCAAGTTCACCGGCCGCATGCTCAACGAGAAGCTCGGCAAGATCCACTTCTGGCTGCTCTTCATCGGCTTCCACGCGACCTTCCTCGTCCAGCACTGGCTGGGCGTGGCCGGCATGCCGCGTCGCTACGCGGACTACATGCCGGAGGAGGGGTTCACGTGGATGAACCAGGTCTCGACGGTCGGTGCGTTCATCCTCGCCGCCTCGACCCTGCCGTTCCTCTGGAACGTCTACACGACGTGGCGCAACGCGCCCAAGGTCACCGTGGACGACCCCTGGGGCTACGGTGCCTCGCTCGAGTGGGCCACGTCCTGCCCGCCGCCGCGACACAACTTCACGTCGCTGCCCCGGATCCGCTCCGAGCGCCCCGCGTTCGACCTGCACCACCCCGAGGTCGCGGCCATGGACCACGCTGAGCCCAACCCGAACGTCCTGCAGCAGATCTACGGCGATGCAGACCGCCGCGGTGAGCAGCAGGTCGCCGCGGACCGGGTCGAGGGCACGGAGCACCCCAGCGCCAAGTCCTCGACGATGATCATCGACGAGCCGCGCGACGGCCAGAAGGAGGACGGCAAGTGA
- a CDS encoding cytochrome c oxidase subunit 4 has protein sequence MKVESRLHLFLAPFFLLMALVYGFWSHWEPVGSASLFLTFGLAAMIGGYLALTAKRIDSRPEDDPDGLIEQGAGDQGVYAPWSWWPLAIAASAAIAFLGLALGWWILGVGVVLGAVALVGWVFEFSRGQHAH, from the coding sequence GTGAAGGTCGAATCGAGGCTCCACCTCTTCCTCGCACCGTTCTTCCTCCTGATGGCGCTCGTCTACGGGTTCTGGAGCCACTGGGAGCCGGTCGGCTCCGCATCGCTGTTCCTGACCTTCGGGCTCGCAGCGATGATCGGTGGCTACCTGGCCCTCACGGCCAAGCGCATCGACTCCCGCCCCGAGGACGACCCGGACGGCCTCATCGAGCAGGGCGCCGGCGACCAGGGCGTGTACGCGCCCTGGAGCTGGTGGCCGCTGGCCATCGCGGCCTCCGCCGCGATCGCCTTCCTGGGCCTCGCGCTCGGCTGGTGGATCCTCGGTGTCGGCGTCGTCCTCGGCGCCGTCGCCCTCGTGGGCTGGGTCTTCGAGTTCTCTCGCGGACAGCACGCGCACTGA
- a CDS encoding superoxide dismutase has product MAVYTLPELSYDYGALEPHISGRIMELHHSKHHQAYVTGANTALDKLAEARDSGDLAAVNLHEKNLAFNLGGHVNHSAFWTNLSPEGGGEPTGDIAAAIAEDFGSFEKFKKHFAAVAAGVQGSGWAILAWDTLGKKLIIVQLYDQQGNIALGLVPIVLLDVWEHAYYLDYQNVRADYVTAWWNLVNWADADARLARARTQGEGLIIPA; this is encoded by the coding sequence ATGGCTGTCTACACCCTTCCCGAGCTGTCGTACGACTACGGCGCACTCGAGCCCCACATCTCCGGCCGCATCATGGAGCTGCACCACTCCAAGCACCACCAGGCCTACGTGACCGGCGCCAACACCGCGCTCGACAAGCTCGCCGAGGCCCGCGACTCGGGCGACCTCGCCGCGGTCAACCTCCACGAGAAGAACCTCGCGTTCAACCTCGGCGGCCACGTCAACCACTCCGCCTTCTGGACCAACCTCTCCCCCGAGGGCGGTGGCGAGCCCACCGGCGACATCGCCGCAGCCATCGCCGAGGACTTCGGCTCGTTCGAGAAGTTCAAGAAGCACTTCGCCGCCGTCGCCGCAGGCGTCCAGGGCTCGGGCTGGGCCATCCTCGCCTGGGACACCCTCGGCAAGAAGCTCATCATCGTCCAGCTCTACGACCAGCAGGGCAACATCGCCCTGGGCCTGGTCCCGATCGTCCTGCTCGACGTCTGGGAGCACGCCTACTACCTCGACTACCAGAACGTGCGCGCCGACTACGTCACCGCCTGGTGGAACCTCGTCAACTGGGCCGACGCCGACGCACGCCTCGCACGCGCCCGCACCCAGGGCGAAGGCCTCATCATCCCCGCCTGA